From the genome of Procambarus clarkii isolate CNS0578487 chromosome 53, FALCON_Pclarkii_2.0, whole genome shotgun sequence:
ggtctggttacacaactggtcggggtctggttacacaactggtcgtaagtggaggctctttggagccattatctgcatcagtggctgatactagagatctggcgatggatgggggtcttcatgatggttttcaaccTGGGGACTggctatggggtgtgagttttcagttatatatataggggtaccacctctggtgcaagtgtagggacccatagcctcagagaagaaaataatgagtactcagagaagaccttgtggatcctcactgaacactttgatattttcttcccctACCACCTATATTCTTTTAGTGGGTGTGTAGATATACTAgtgtgtgtactctatatattaaaatatattacttGAAACCCGTATCAATCActaaaaaaaattgggctacttttcttacaaattcgctacttttagagcgTCAACTCGCTACTTTCCGCAAGTTGGAGCTGGCAACCCTGACGAGCAAGGTGTGTGTGGCCGGCCATGGACGGGGCAGCAGACTCCACCAAAATGAAAGTTATCGCCTCAAAAACCGACCCTCCCTTAGGTGAGCCATGGGTGGAATCACACCCATGTTCCCTGGGTACATGGGTGTGACTCCCAGTGGGTGTATGGGGCCCTGGGACACCCACTAGGACGTTATATGTGTGACTGGCAGCTGCATCTTTCCCATGCAGCTCCCATTGCACTTGTCCCACTTGCATATGTTTTAGGATTCCAACGCGGGTTTCGTATTTAGGCTACAATAGCTTATTTAGGCTACAATAGCTACAATAGCTTATTTAAGTGTAATGAGTCTTAGGGGAATTTATATAGATTTTTCTTGAGatatggtgatggttggtggacgTGTCAGGACTATAATTAGATAAGTCGCTCCATTTTTAACACGCGCCTTTCACCTCACGTTTTTCTGGTCgtattggtgtatatatatatatatatatatatatatattgattttttgtttacattttcaAGTATGTAAAATgggtttttaaataatttttgaTGTTGACATATGGTCATCAGGacaaatagggggggggggggggttggttagctttgacaagctgccggcttcctgtccttgtcgaggccgcTAGAGAGATAGTGGCCCGCAGGCAAACTCGGGTAGGTAAACATCGATTCAAATGATTAGCACACAGATACAGGGCATTGCATTTTTTATAATTGAATTCTTGCCATGTTTAAACTTaatccaacctaaactaacccaacgCATCCTAATGTATTAGTACAACCTGATTCAGCTTTCGAACTTGAACTTGGTTCAAAGTATCAATGTCCCGGCTGCCCAATCTCTCGCTTGGGCTTCTGTTTAGTGAGGTGTACAAAAGCTGTTGTACAAGCCTGCATGCAGGCTGATGTAGAAGTACAGTATTATCCCCAGTTGATCAGCTTGTCTAGTATATAATATAGCAAAGATCTTGGGTGTCAAGTCACACAAGAAACTTATAAACTATTGTTAAATCTTGTGTGATGTGTATAATATTATCCGCCATCAGGTTACTATACTTGTACTTAGTCGAGTGGTCTACATAGCCTTCTCAGCTTGGCACCTTCTTTTGATTATTATTTAGTCGTGTTGTGTTCTGTCCATACTAAGACATATTTTTTGTATTTATGGCATGTTAATTATTATCTTTCCATTACAGGGGCAGTTCTGACGTGTTCTAAGGCTGGCCTTTCTGTGGAGTTTGGGAAAGAGACCAATTTAGCTCTTACCGACACCTTCAGTGTCACTTCGTCACACGGCATATCGAGACACGTGGCCCGAGTCAACCCCTCCTTAGAACTGTATCCTTGCCACATCCTCCATAGAACTGAGGTAGGCTACTGAACGTTACTTCGCAGTCATGAAACGTTGTTGGCAAGTGCACTCGGTTCCACAACCTAATAtgatttaatatttttttcttttgggGGTGGTGTTGCTTGTTACCTGGTACAAAGTCCAAAGTTCCACCCCCTTTGGAAAGTGATTGTGCTCATTCTAGGGTTTATTCACCTAATAACTTAGAAATTTTGTCTTCACATCAGTGTGGGCAATATTTTTAACTATAGTATAAACTAATTTAGTTTAAATTGGTTTGTTAATTATGGCAGCACTGGTGTCTGTTTTAGGGACATACTGTACATATTTCATTGATGAAATTTAATATTGGAACTTAATTTTCAGGTGGATCACTGGCTTTCTACAGCATCAGGTCCATTGTCTTGTGGAGGGGACATAAATGGCTCTCTAGCCCAGCTGGATAAGGCTCTGGCTCCCTCAGATGTGCTGGTGGGAAATCATATCACTGTTGCAGATTTTGAAGTGTTTGCTGCTCTTTATAGTAAGCATTATTAAATTAGTTTCTGGTTGAAAATTTATCTAGATTTTCTACCATTTTGTGCTTTACATTTTTAGCCATTAATCTTCACACTGCTACTCTCATCTGCGGGTGATAAATGCACGACTGCTCCTGTCATCTATACAGGACATTACCAGGTGCAGTTAGTTTATAAATTTAGATGAATGTGTGGGGTACATTTTCAATTCTTAGATGCTCTTTGCAATTTTCCGCTATacagtattggaaacaaaattcagGGCGCCATAGTTTCTCTTTTTTAGGGCATTAGTTAATAGATGCCCACAATGTCTTGTGCTCTTGTGCCTTTGAGCTTAATGTGACGCAGCACCTGTGTGCAAACGACTagtgaccccacacacaaacTGGCAAAGACTTTGCTAAAGATGGATAATATTAATGATTAAGAAGAATATATGAAAAGTAGTGAACCTGAATATTATCCATCAGATGAAATGGGCGTTTCATCTGTGTGCAAGAACACAGATGAAATTTATCACCGATGAAATTATTTATCACAGATGATAATCTGTGCAAGAAATACAATGAAAAGAATAAATGAGTAAGTACTGGTGGTGCTGAAGACAACTACTATACCACCACAGCATCCGGCACACGACGTAGGCTGGCCGCAAACGATGTTGCGGGAGGCTAAGGTGATAAGAGCACTAAGAGAGAGAGTGGTTTCCTATGAAGGTGGTGCCCTTTATATAGTCTGGCGGTGATGACTCAGAGCTGATGTCAATGCAAGGTGGTAACATGCACTGATAACAAACTGCTAGTATGCGACTGGCAGCGCCTTTGTTTTGAGGCTGCACTACTGAAGGTTAAAGGCGGCTAACTACTGGTTAGCGGAGGCGCTTGGCTTGCATCCGAgtcgtaccaggctgtgccaggccctggggggtatggagaggtggcaggactgatgacccaACTCATCTTAGCTGGTGTAGAGGTGAACTTCCAGTACTGAGGCATTGCGGTTGAGTaggaaaggcagttccactgctatgcaggggattcacgtgacaacATTTTAGGGATAACATCCTGTAATCCTGTTGGCTAGATCTATCTCTATCTGGTTAAACTTCCTATAGACAAATGAAACCAAGATTGTATACCTAATGCAAAAATTTGGCGAATATTATTTATATGTTGCTAAGGACTTTGTTGTTACCATGCCAGAAAATTGTTAagcaataaaattaaaataatagTGTAACTTATACAAAATTGTTACTTAAGCCTTTTTCCATACCTGTGAATAAGTAATTTATCTAAGTGGTATATTAAATATTTAGACAAGCGTTTCCATTGTAAGAGTGTCTCTTGCTGTTAGATCGATAGTTTTAAGTCACTTTGTCGAGGCTTCATCAAATTTTCAGGGGCTACAAATGCAAAGCCTGACCTTGTCTTTATTATTTTGTATCAATTATTATTTGATACTTAAGCCATCATTGCTTCTATTTTCTATGCCTTCAAAAAAGTTGTTTGTTTGCACAATGGAAAATGTAATGTGTTTCTTTCAGAAAATGCAGCATGGCACAAGCTGTTGAATGATGATAAAGCCCCGGTGCATGTGCTACGTTGGTATAACTCCATGGAGGCTCAGGTACCGTATTTATGgtaggacctgtgtgtgtgtgtgcgcgcgcgtgcgcctGCGTGTGAAATGTTATAACTGGTGGCTCAGATTCTGTAATGAGGATTGACCCATTGTCTGCCACACTACCTCCCTCTGACCCACAAAGTGCCACACTACCTCTGCTGACCTTTGCTATAGTACTCACAACAGTGCATAGAACAATCTGCAAAACTTCTAGAAACATtttaaatatactgtactgtaaaccacACTGGAGTATTTATGGTATCCAATAAAAAAGATAAATATTATAAGGTTAATTTTTTCTGTGGTTCAGTCCATGGGTTCATGAAATACACGATAAAATTCTGGTTTTGATCATAAATATTTAGGagttatattttatttaatttaactTTGAAATAGATTGAAAGTACCATCGGCTCACGCGGAATGCATATTAATTTCAGAATGTAACATTTAGCGATTCCCAAGGAATGAGCCAATAAAAATTTCTAACAGCAAGTTGTGGCCATTCCTACCTTAATAACTGTTAATTTGTTATATAGGGTGATTATAAGCAGGATTTTATTAAAGAATATACAGTAAAGGTAATGAATAAAACACTCATGTGACATATGGGTAAAGAAAAACAATGGTTATTTTGCatgaacaaatcaattaattgttGGCTGTCTTTGTAGGTTGGCAGTGTGATTGCAGCACTTCCAGAGGAGGTGAAAAAAGCCTTTGATTTCTCCAAGACCTCTCCAGCTTCACCTAACAAGTCAGCATCGAATGCTAAGAAACAAGATGATGGAGGGAAGTTTGTTGAGCTTCCTGGAGCCAAGATGGGGGAGGTTGTTGTCCGTTTTCCCCCCGAAGCTAGCGGATATCTCCATATTGGCCATGCTAAAGCGGCTCTCCTGAATCAGTACTATCAGTTGGCATTTAAGGTAAAATTGTTGTAACTCGGTTTATTAGGTATTTACAGTAAGGATATGTTATGCTTTTGTTTTATCTTTTCTGAGCTATAGCCCATGCTTACTTCCTGAGGCAAAGTACTCGGTGGGAAGATTGGAGAATACTCAATCCAACCTCAATAAGTACAATTCAGGTATAGGTAATGCCCTTTCAAGCACAACTTTGTATCACAGGGACCACCATGGAGAGTTCTTGCTAATCATTTGTTTATTTGCCACTCAactaccccaaccatcaccatctGGCAGCACCTACATGTCAAAAGGGTGGCCTCACTGCCCTCCTCGCATACCCTCTCATTATAAATGCACTTCTGGCCAGTGGAGACTAACATATTTATGTTGTAACACTTTTTGTATATtgcttcactattgaatattgatTCCCTTTGAGTTTTCCACCACTTATGTGGTTCCTTGTAACATGGTACTAGTATTGGGTTCACAATGCCTTTTGTTTTGTGGGGACATGGCACTTTTTTACGGTCCCTAGTTGTTAATTGGAAAGAGGCTGCTTTTGATGAGGGACACCTATGATACTGTCAGCAGAGCACTATTCTCTTGGATCGATCTTAAGTCTAAAAACTGACAATCATAGCTACTCCAGTATTTCCACAAACATACCTTGATGCCTGGGGGAAAAATCACGGTAGTTTCTTGGTTGCAAACAGTACCCCAGAATTTTGTTTTATTTGGAATGTGTACTTTTagaatttaattttattatactGTGTAACTTTTCATTATATCACTAATAGTTTTGAACCTGAAAATTTGTTAAATTTACAGTGGTTTCAAGAAATTACATCATTGGGTCATTATCTTTGAATTTTCATTTAAGAAGTACTCAAACATTTTTATGGGTTTTACTTTGTGTTATAtgattaaatatattaatttctgAGGTATGCCTCAGTTACTCTGACACAAGATTTTGCTGAGCTATGGTTAAAATTTGGTTCGGTCAGTGTACCTTGCctttaggttaccttgaggtgtttccgggactTGCGTCCCCGTGGCTCGGTTGTCGGTCAGGCCTCCTGGCTGGATATGTCAACATTTTGCTCTGATGCATTTGGTACCATTTCAAACTATCCCCAGTGGGTCACACAAGTACTAATAAGACACTGGGGAATATTCAGTCTTTCCTAGAACGTTGACAAGAGTTTTCCAGGAACAAATTGGTATCATGAAGATCATCAGTTTGTGCTCTAGCTAAATATCGAACAGCCTGTTAGGTCACTATCCTCCAACTGCTATCAGGGGGTAGTGCCTGATAGCACAACATAGCACTCTCTAGCAAAACAACTGTGCATTTCATCCTAAGTAGCCTTGACTGCAAGTATGTGAGCATGTAGAGACCAGCACTTCCAGTTAGTCAGTGGTGTGTGTTGCATTTATAAATGGCTTCCATTGTTGCAGTGGGCTTATGCTGTATCAATGAAAGCTTCTCATATGTAGACAAGCCCTTTGTGTGTGTGGTCTTTTAGTGACCAGTGTCCAGTTATCTTCTGCATTTGTAGTTGGTTTGTACTTTTCATCAATGGGGATGTTTTTTCTTGAGTTTCTTCACTTTGCAGTTGTCAGGAATTTTGTACCAGTACTTAGGCATTCCTGCTGTACATGAGTTAATTGACCATCTGGTTCACTTTGTTCCTGTTTGGTAGTGCACAAGAGTTGGTTTCTCCTTTTGAGAAACTTTTCTTCACTTTATACTTTCACCACTGCAGCACTTGACTTTGTGGATTGTAATGCATGTTTGTTTTGTACATAAGGTCAGTGCACCTCTGGGTGGTTCAGCTGTTTATTAAGTGGTAGTTTCTTATTTGTGATTCCTTGGATTCTTGTTTGAAGTTGTATGTGTAAGCAATACAGGTTTTAATCCTGCATTTACTGTGTGGTTCTGTTCTGTTTAGTGTGTTTGGGTTGTTCATTTTGTTTTTCTGTTGATCATGCTTTAGCAGAGTTCATGCGCCTGTATATGTTTTGTTATTTTTGCTCTGGCCAGAGTGGCTACCCTTACTTGGATTATGGTTAGCCTAGATCTTTGCACATCTCATCTGTGAGCAGTTGTTCTAGTGCTCTGGCTGCCAGGAAGCCTTTGTCAGTAGGCATGACCTATCATCCTCAGCATCCTTCTGGCAACTCTCTGCAATGCAGGTGAGTTTGTCCCATGCTCTTTTATATTTTAGTTTTCTCCTCTGCCTATCTAGCAAGGCCTTAGGGAGCAAGCAGTTAGCATATTGCATAAATAATGCTTTGAGCAAGCATTAAAGAGCTATTTTCTGAGCAGAACAATTGTTGTTTCAGTTACCTCTCTTGTATTCGTGTTTTTGTGTGTGCATAATCTGTGGAGAAGTATGCGGAGTGGTTTAGGTCACAGgaacactgttgtgtgtgtgtttagtgttgGCATCTGGTGGTGGTCGGTGAGGATGGCCTGACGGGCCGCCTGGAAGCTTGTGAGAACACCCCATGCCAGTCACTTGAGGTAAAGAGGGCTTTGAGGGGGGTCTGGAGTTTGTTAGATGAATCATTTGACAGCAATTACTGACTGGATTGAAGACCTTTTTTTACCTCGCTAGCACagttatctaaaaaaaaaaatacttttaaGGAATTTTCATTGCACACGTTCTTAAGATGGTTTTCCTTAATTGATGCCTGCTCTTCCTTTGCTTTATGGTCTGATTTCCATTAATATAACTTTTAACCATATTGTTAGAAAATAGTCTGCTTTGCTCAAAATGATAAGCGGTGGTTAGAATTTCTTAGAAAATGTTAGGAACACTACTGAATATCATATAAATGAGGGTAATATCAGTAAGCACAGTTTTGGTGTAGTGTTCGTTCCATCTTCTTGCTTAGAATGTCAGAAATGAGTCATTTAAATATTGAGATAGGTATTTTGTAAGCTGAATGATTTACTGTACCtctgtattttattattttttcttcaGGGGAAATTGGTGATGCGATTCGATGATACCAACCCAGAGAAAGAGAAACTGGACTTTGAGAAGGTTATTTTGGAGGATTTGAAGTTACTAGAGATCAAGCCAGATGTTTTCACCCACACTTCGGATTACTTTGACCGCATGATAGAGATGTGTGAGCAACTTATCAAGCAGGGCCATGCATATTGTGATGACACTGATGGTGAGACTATGAAGAAAGAGCGTGAAGAGAGGAAAGAAAGTAAAAATTATAACAACTCCGTAGACAAAAATTTATCTATGTGGGAGGAGATGAAGAAAGGAACCGATTATGGCATGACTTGCTGTGTGCGGGCCAGGATTGACATGAAGAGTGACAATGGCTGTATGCGTGATCCTGCGATCTATCGCTGTAAAAATGAACCCCATGTCAAGACAGGCTACAAGTACAAGGTGTACCCTACATATGACTTTGCCTGTCCTATTGTAGATAGTATAGAAGGGGTCACCCACACACTCAGAACAACAGAGTATCATGACCGTGATGACCAATACTATTGGTTTATAGAGAAACTTGGACTAAGGACGTTGCACATTTATGAGTATTCACGTCTGAACATGAACAATACTGTTCTCTCAAAGCGAAAGTTAACTTGGTTTGTTGATGAAGGGCTTGTTGATGGATGGGATGATCCCCGATTCCCAACTGTTAGAGGAATTTTGAGGCGTGGTATGACTGTGGAAGGACTGAAAGATTTTATTATTTCACAAGGTTCGTCTCGTTCTGTTGTGAACATGGAGTGGGACAAGATTTGGGCTTTCAATAAGAAGGTGATTGATCGTTATGCTCCTCGTTATACAGCCCTTCAAGGTGACTTAGTACCTGTTCTTATCAATGGCATTAATGAGGAGGCCACTACGGCCCAGAAACATCCTAAAGATTCGTCTATTGGCATGAAAACTGTGTGGATTGGGCCTCGTGTCCTAATTGAGAGTGCAGATGCTGCTGAATTGAAGGAAGGGCAAAATGCTACTTTCATCAATTGGGGAAATATTAGGATTAAGAAAATCAACAAGGGAAATGGTAAAATAGAGTCTATTGATGCTGAACCTAATCTTAATGACACAGACTACAAGAAGACACTAAAGCTCACTTGGCTTGCTGATACTGAAAAATCTCCCACCACACCTGTTGTTTGTGTGTACTTTGATCATCTTATAACTAAGAGTGTTCTTGGAAAAGATGAAAACTTCAAAGATTTCATTGGACACAACACCCGTGCTGAAGTGAAAATGATTGGTGATACTGAGCTGCAAAATCTGGTTGCTGGAGACATTATACAACTGCAAAGGAAGGGATTTTTCAGAGTGGATGAGGCTTACAAGCCAGTAAGTCTGAGCAGTTGCCGTGAGAGTCCAGTCATACTCTTCTTCATTCCAGATGGTCATTCAAAGGATATGCAAACTGCTTCATCGGTCAAAAAATCAGCAGGCATGAGTGAGAAAGAGAAGGCCAAGAGTGCTCAAGGCAAAAAGGCAGAGAAAAGTCCTCAGGATGAAATAAAACCTGTTGTTGGGGGAGCATCTGGTATGTCTCTGGGACAGAGTTTATTAAATTCTATCAAGGATCAGGGTGATAAGATTAGACAGTTGAAGAGTAGCAAGGCAGATAAAAATGTTGTGATGGCCGAGGTCGAGATTCTAAAGCAAATGAAAAAAGATTTCCATGATGCAACTGGAATTGAATGGAAGCCGGATGTTGTTATTccttctgctgctgcagctgtagTATCTGCTGCTCCGGTGTCTGTTGCAGGAACGAATGCTGGAGAAATACTTTCTCAGATTAAAACACAAGGGGACACTGTTCGGAACCTGAAGTCCAACAAAGCTGACAAAGACTCCATCAAACAAGCGGTTGATATTC
Proteins encoded in this window:
- the LOC123767151 gene encoding bifunctional glutamate/proline--tRNA ligase isoform X1, with protein sequence MDGAADSTKMKVIASKTDPPLGAVLTCSKAGLSVEFGKETNLALTDTFSVTSSHGISRHVARVNPSLELYPCHILHRTEVDHWLSTASGPLSCGGDINGSLAQLDKALAPSDVLVGNHITVADFEVFAALYKNAAWHKLLNDDKAPVHVLRWYNSMEAQVGSVIAALPEEVKKAFDFSKTSPASPNKSASNAKKQDDGGKFVELPGAKMGEVVVRFPPEASGYLHIGHAKAALLNQYYQLAFKGKLVMRFDDTNPEKEKLDFEKVILEDLKLLEIKPDVFTHTSDYFDRMIEMCEQLIKQGHAYCDDTDGETMKKEREERKESKNYNNSVDKNLSMWEEMKKGTDYGMTCCVRARIDMKSDNGCMRDPAIYRCKNEPHVKTGYKYKVYPTYDFACPIVDSIEGVTHTLRTTEYHDRDDQYYWFIEKLGLRTLHIYEYSRLNMNNTVLSKRKLTWFVDEGLVDGWDDPRFPTVRGILRRGMTVEGLKDFIISQGSSRSVVNMEWDKIWAFNKKVIDRYAPRYTALQGDLVPVLINGINEEATTAQKHPKDSSIGMKTVWIGPRVLIESADAAELKEGQNATFINWGNIRIKKINKGNGKIESIDAEPNLNDTDYKKTLKLTWLADTEKSPTTPVVCVYFDHLITKSVLGKDENFKDFIGHNTRAEVKMIGDTELQNLVAGDIIQLQRKGFFRVDEAYKPVSLSSCRESPVILFFIPDGHSKDMQTASSVKKSAGMSEKEKAKSAQGKKAEKSPQDEIKPVVGGASGMSLGQSLLNSIKDQGDKIRQLKSSKADKNVVMAEVEILKQMKKDFHDATGIEWKPDVVIPSAAAAVVSAAPVSVAGTNAGEILSQIKTQGDTVRNLKSNKADKDSIKQAVDILLDLKKKFKTVTGVEWKPDIDISKLGANTSTPPTPSVVSGNSSTTPTPSVVRGNSPHDLHNKIKEQGDKVRTLKTSKAEKDVVKQEVDILLSLKKEFKELTSSDWKPDIDMTQFSSKCDGTTASTASVGTGAKAIDLHMQIKQQGDAVRELKANKVDKDTVKKAVDVLLSLKKQFQECSGVAWKPDIDVSQFSKDDATSGSKTTSPKKEGGGEVKPKTVENRKTKEQSPVKNEVKGPAKQDGNIKKQTRLGLEVKKEQNLAEWYSQVITKSEMIEYYNVSGCYILRPWSYAIWDYIKDFLDKKIKTLGVENSYFPIFVAREALEKEKTHIADFSPEVAWVTRSGSSEMAEPVAIRPTSETVMYPAFAKWIQSHRDLPMKLNQWNNVVRWEFKQPTPFLRTREFLWQEGHTAFATKEEAEEEVYQILEFYTQVYEDLLAVPVVKGKKTEKEKFAGGDFTTTTEAFISASGRGIQGATSHHLGQNFSKMFEIIFEDPETQQKQYCYQNSWGLTTRTIGVMIMVHGDNKGLVLPPRVACVQAIIMPVGITAKSSEQDKSKLMDACNKLASDLTTAGVRARCDLRDNVTPAWKFNHWELKGVPLRLELGPREVATGQVFAVRRDTAEKLVLNRTTVGVEAQTLLDTIHNNLLSRARSDLDSHKVKVNSWSDFTSNLDKGNIILAPFCGQEQCEDAIKKDSAREETAEPGAPSMGAKGLCIPFEQPGEVNGLSCIHPSCKAKPLYYTLFGRSY